A stretch of the Bradyrhizobium arachidis genome encodes the following:
- a CDS encoding amidohydrolase family protein — protein sequence MSNPDLVIRGGTIADGHGGELYEADVAVTGGRISEVGKVTAKGREEIDARGRLVTPGFVDVHTHYDGQVTWSQDITPSSQNGVTTAIMGNCGVGFAPCKPADHTRLIQLMEGVEDIPEPVLSAGIPWAWESFPDYMDWLAKRDFDIDVGAQLPHAALRVYVMGERGARRDPSTAVDNAAMAKLAGEAVRSGALGFSTSRTLNHRTSTGDFTPTLKAGEDELTAIAGAMHGEGRSVLQFVLDLSTIHEDLPMMLRVADTTKCPISFSITQNDRAPKRWRQTLDEINAAAKRGLSITAQIAARPVGLLLGLELSRNPFQTHPSYKAIAHLPLKERLARLRQPEVRAAIMKETATATDDPLFFKPDYDKMFLLGDPPDYEQPPENALGPQARRQGRLPEELAYDAMLIDEGRGMLYVPFLNYADGNLDATREMLTDPQSVPGLSDGGAHCGIICDASFPTYLLTHWTRDRKRGEKLSVPFVIAAQSRKTALSVGLYDRGLLAPGYKADVNVIDYDRLHLHPPKVHYDLPVGGRRLLQDVDGYDATIVSGVVTRRHGEATGQRPGRLIRGAQGMR from the coding sequence ATGAGCAATCCTGATCTGGTGATCCGCGGCGGCACGATCGCGGATGGACACGGCGGTGAGCTGTATGAGGCCGATGTCGCCGTCACAGGCGGCCGGATCAGCGAAGTCGGCAAGGTCACAGCAAAAGGGCGCGAGGAGATCGACGCGCGCGGCAGGCTGGTGACGCCGGGTTTTGTCGACGTCCATACCCATTATGACGGCCAGGTCACCTGGAGCCAGGACATCACGCCGTCCTCGCAGAATGGCGTCACGACGGCGATCATGGGCAATTGCGGCGTCGGCTTTGCGCCCTGCAAGCCCGCCGACCACACCCGCCTGATCCAGCTCATGGAAGGCGTCGAGGACATTCCCGAGCCTGTCTTGAGCGCCGGCATTCCCTGGGCCTGGGAGAGTTTTCCTGACTACATGGACTGGCTGGCAAAACGCGATTTCGACATCGACGTCGGCGCGCAACTGCCGCATGCGGCGCTGCGCGTCTATGTGATGGGCGAGCGCGGCGCGCGCCGCGATCCCTCCACCGCCGTAGACAACGCGGCGATGGCAAAGCTTGCCGGCGAAGCGGTGCGCTCCGGCGCGCTCGGTTTTTCGACCTCGCGCACGCTCAACCACCGCACCTCGACCGGCGATTTCACGCCGACCTTGAAGGCCGGCGAGGACGAGCTGACCGCGATTGCCGGCGCGATGCACGGCGAGGGGCGCAGCGTGCTGCAATTCGTGCTCGATCTCTCCACCATCCACGAAGACCTGCCGATGATGCTGCGGGTCGCCGACACCACAAAATGCCCGATCTCCTTCTCGATCACCCAGAACGACCGCGCGCCAAAACGCTGGCGCCAGACGCTGGACGAGATCAACGCCGCTGCGAAGCGCGGCCTCTCCATCACCGCGCAGATCGCGGCACGGCCGGTCGGCCTCTTGCTTGGGCTCGAGCTGTCGCGCAACCCGTTCCAGACCCATCCGAGCTACAAGGCGATCGCGCATTTGCCGCTGAAGGAGCGGCTCGCGCGGCTGCGCCAGCCGGAGGTGCGCGCCGCGATCATGAAGGAGACGGCGACCGCAACTGACGATCCGCTATTCTTCAAGCCGGACTATGACAAGATGTTTCTGCTCGGCGATCCCCCCGACTACGAGCAACCGCCGGAGAACGCGCTGGGTCCGCAGGCACGCAGGCAAGGAAGGCTGCCGGAAGAGCTCGCTTATGATGCGATGCTCATCGACGAGGGCCGCGGCATGCTCTACGTGCCGTTCCTCAACTATGCCGACGGCAATCTCGATGCGACGCGCGAGATGCTGACCGATCCGCAATCCGTGCCCGGCCTCTCCGACGGCGGCGCGCATTGCGGCATCATCTGCGATGCCAGCTTTCCGACCTATCTGCTCACGCACTGGACCCGTGACCGCAAGCGCGGCGAAAAGCTGTCGGTCCCGTTCGTCATCGCCGCGCAGTCGCGCAAGACCGCGCTGTCGGTCGGGCTCTATGATCGCGGCCTGCTTGCGCCGGGCTACAAGGCCGACGTCAACGTGATCGACTACGACCGCCTGCATTTGCATCCGCCAAAGGTGCATTACGATCTGCCGGTCGGCGGGCGACGGCTGTTGCAGGATGTCGACGGCTACGACGCGACCATCGTGTCGGGCGTGGTGACGCGGCGGCATGGCGAAGCCACAGGGCAACGACCGGGGCGGCTGATCCGCGGGGCGCAGGGGATGCGGTAG